A single window of Caldicellulosiruptor bescii DSM 6725 DNA harbors:
- a CDS encoding Gfo/Idh/MocA family protein: MSKLKFAIAGCGVISKTHAIAISALSSDAELVAVCDVIEDRARKLAQDFGVKKIYTDYEKMLLDSDIDVISICTPSGMHADMAALAADSKKHVIVEKPMDITLSKADRIIEAQNRNNVVISIISQHRYSDCMQLLKRLMNEGKFGNIVLATSYTKWYRSQEYYDSGDWRGTWNLDGGGALMNQSIHYIDMIQWIVGKVVEVFAYCTTRAHKRIEVEDGAVACVKFENGAIGEIVGTTSAYPGFETRLEIFGEHGSAIAVNTQLESLYFKDGSEKEYLESYKKDDRGPVGASSAAIKEEGHVRQYRDVINAIKTGTKPLIPAEEGRHPVEIILAIYLSSLTGRPVKLPLESDEEVLKEIEKIKGKGF, translated from the coding sequence ATGTCAAAGCTTAAGTTTGCTATTGCGGGCTGTGGGGTTATATCAAAGACACATGCGATTGCTATTTCAGCTCTTTCAAGTGATGCGGAGCTTGTTGCTGTGTGCGATGTTATAGAAGACAGAGCAAGAAAACTTGCCCAAGATTTTGGTGTGAAAAAGATATATACTGATTATGAAAAAATGCTTCTTGATTCTGATATAGATGTTATTTCAATCTGCACACCATCTGGTATGCATGCTGATATGGCAGCTTTAGCAGCCGATAGCAAAAAACATGTCATTGTTGAAAAGCCCATGGATATAACATTGTCTAAAGCTGACAGAATAATAGAAGCTCAAAACAGGAACAATGTGGTGATTTCTATAATTTCACAGCACAGATACAGCGATTGTATGCAACTTTTAAAAAGGCTCATGAATGAAGGAAAGTTTGGCAACATAGTTTTAGCAACAAGCTACACTAAATGGTACAGGTCGCAAGAGTATTATGACAGTGGTGACTGGCGTGGGACATGGAACTTGGACGGTGGCGGTGCGCTCATGAACCAATCAATACATTACATAGACATGATCCAGTGGATTGTTGGAAAGGTTGTGGAGGTTTTTGCCTATTGCACAACAAGAGCACATAAGCGGATAGAAGTTGAAGATGGTGCTGTGGCTTGTGTCAAGTTTGAAAATGGTGCGATAGGCGAGATAGTTGGAACAACAAGTGCATATCCCGGTTTTGAAACGCGGCTTGAGATTTTTGGTGAACATGGTTCTGCAATAGCTGTTAACACCCAGCTTGAAAGTCTTTACTTCAAAGATGGGTCTGAGAAGGAGTATTTGGAGAGTTATAAAAAGGATGACAGAGGTCCTGTTGGTGCATCTTCTGCCGCCATCAAAGAAGAAGGACATGTAAGACAGTACAGAGATGTAATAAATGCTATAAAAACCGGAACAAAACCACTTATCCCCGCTGAGGAAGGTAGACATCCTGTTGAAATTATACTTGCCATTTACCTCTCAAGCTTGACAGGAAGACCTGTAAAACTTCCTCTTGAAAGTGATGAGGAGGTTTTAAAAGAGATTGAAAAGATAAAAGGCAAAGGATTTTGA
- a CDS encoding sugar phosphate isomerase/epimerase family protein, protein MNKDKIAAQLYTVREFFKTEEEIYHSLKKISEIGFKAIQISGIGKIHPKRLKEICDEFGLKICATHIPFERLKEEIESVISEHKIYECLHIAIPSAPSEYRSQEGAIAFAAECNEIGKKLKDEGITLSYHNHSFEFKKYDGKTWFELFIESSNPEYLMIEIDTYWIQFAGANPEKWIRSLEGRIPLIHLKDMGMIEDFRQGMFEVGFGNLDWDGIIASCNEAGVEWYIIEQDVCQRLPFESLKMSFDFLVKNYSD, encoded by the coding sequence ATGAACAAAGACAAAATAGCTGCACAACTTTATACAGTCCGTGAATTTTTTAAAACAGAAGAAGAAATATACCACAGCCTTAAGAAAATAAGCGAAATTGGCTTTAAAGCTATTCAGATATCAGGAATTGGTAAAATTCACCCAAAAAGATTAAAAGAGATATGCGATGAATTTGGTTTGAAAATATGTGCAACACATATACCTTTTGAAAGACTCAAAGAAGAGATTGAGAGTGTTATTAGTGAACATAAGATTTACGAATGCCTGCACATTGCAATACCCTCTGCCCCTTCTGAATACAGGTCGCAAGAGGGTGCTATAGCATTTGCTGCTGAGTGCAATGAAATTGGTAAAAAATTGAAAGATGAAGGAATTACACTTTCTTATCACAACCACAGTTTTGAATTTAAAAAATATGATGGCAAGACATGGTTTGAACTTTTTATTGAAAGCTCAAATCCAGAATATCTCATGATAGAAATTGATACTTATTGGATCCAGTTTGCGGGAGCAAACCCTGAAAAGTGGATAAGAAGTTTAGAAGGTCGAATTCCTCTTATACATCTTAAAGATATGGGAATGATTGAAGATTTCAGACAAGGCATGTTTGAAGTAGGATTTGGAAATTTGGACTGGGATGGAATAATAGCTTCTTGCAATGAGGCAGGAGTTGAATGGTATATAATTGAACAGGATGTGTGTCAGCGTCTGCCTTTTGAAAGCCTTAAAATGAGCTTTGATTTCCTTGTGAAAAATTATTCAGACTGA
- a CDS encoding rod-binding protein, with translation MSEVSNIKIQADYQRGIGNSVIDKLEKAYSEKDKQKLKEACEEFESIMLSTIFKQMQKSIPKGGLFKEGIADDIFNDMFVDEVSKNATKQGGIGLSKLLYDSMIKRIENEYKFKEK, from the coding sequence ATGAGTGAGGTATCAAACATTAAAATTCAGGCAGATTATCAACGGGGAATTGGTAACTCTGTCATAGACAAGCTTGAAAAAGCATATTCTGAGAAAGATAAACAGAAACTCAAAGAAGCGTGTGAAGAATTTGAATCGATAATGCTTTCCACCATTTTTAAACAGATGCAAAAGTCGATACCCAAAGGTGGACTTTTTAAGGAAGGCATTGCAGATGATATCTTTAACGACATGTTTGTTGATGAGGTTTCAAAAAATGCTACAAAACAAGGTGGAATAGGTCTTTCCAAGCTTTTGTATGATTCTATGATAAAGAGAATTGAAAATGAATATAAATTCAAAGAGAAATAA
- a CDS encoding sugar phosphate isomerase/epimerase family protein — translation MYKFIFSAFGDEISSSLDEQIEVLKKHGIEYLEFRSANGKNIADYTENEAKEIIEKLKDSGIKVSAIGSPIGKVDVNCDFEKYLELFKYILHLAHILETKYVRIFSFYVPDGEEEKYTDVVIERLLKFTEIARKENLVLLHENEKEIYGSNAERCFKILSEINSPNLRATFDPANFVQCKVEVYPHAFELLKDYIEYVHIKDAKFSDGSVTVAGEGDGRIKDVIEALKMIDFCGFLSIEPHLNNNLPGGGPENFARAYRAIKKIIDEEGEI, via the coding sequence ATGTATAAATTTATATTCTCAGCATTTGGAGATGAGATATCAAGCAGTTTGGATGAACAAATAGAGGTTTTGAAAAAACATGGTATAGAGTATTTAGAATTTCGGTCTGCAAATGGGAAAAACATTGCAGATTATACTGAAAATGAAGCAAAAGAAATTATAGAAAAGTTGAAAGATAGTGGTATAAAGGTTTCAGCAATAGGGTCTCCAATCGGCAAGGTTGATGTAAACTGCGACTTTGAAAAGTATCTTGAACTTTTCAAGTACATCCTCCATCTTGCGCACATCCTTGAGACAAAATACGTACGCATCTTTTCATTTTATGTTCCAGATGGTGAAGAAGAAAAGTATACAGATGTTGTCATAGAAAGGCTTTTGAAGTTTACTGAAATTGCCAGAAAAGAAAATCTTGTTCTTCTTCACGAAAATGAAAAAGAGATTTATGGAAGCAATGCTGAAAGGTGTTTTAAAATCCTCTCTGAGATCAACTCACCTAATTTGAGAGCAACATTTGACCCGGCCAATTTTGTTCAGTGCAAAGTAGAGGTCTATCCTCATGCATTTGAGCTTTTAAAGGATTATATTGAGTATGTACACATAAAAGACGCAAAATTTTCAGATGGAAGTGTTACCGTTGCGGGCGAGGGTGACGGAAGAATAAAAGATGTGATAGAAGCACTAAAGATGATAGACTTTTGTGGTTTTTTGTCGATTGAACCTCATCTTAACAATAACCTTCCTGGTGGTGGACCTGAAAACTTTGCGAGGGCTTATAGAGCAATTAAAAAGATCATCGATGAGGAAGGAGAGATTTAA